One Miscanthus floridulus cultivar M001 chromosome 11, ASM1932011v1, whole genome shotgun sequence DNA window includes the following coding sequences:
- the LOC136492902 gene encoding probable endo-1,3(4)-beta-glucanase An02g00850: protein MSQEGANLPQEVEGSHDQATAPHGSIPATATVMPAGSNSSSVSMLASAVNNAGLSERSSPAVLSTGEDSNAVSKIASPAVLQAGEDSSVASKIASPAVLLASEENKAEFKPASPAVLLAREEKGNDAAGSKLASPAMLHDCDNSKAGSHAGVDNNAARSKLTSPTVLHAGDGNNGGSKIASPAVPQAIVDNSTGSKHDSPAVLHAGEHNNAGFKVPNPAVLHARKDMDNNAGQPKFASPVLLHAGEDNKARTKLAIQAVSHAGGNAGSSRLTRSAAAALHAAKENASKLAIQVVPRPHAGKDNNAGSSKAVDAGESNLSNAKEGKTNVAGEQHAHEGDVGGVSGKGNAAAVEDADPNLHTFTERERRKKMKNMFSTLHALLPQLPDKADKATIVGEAVTYIRTLEGTLQKLEKMKLERKRALAAQQHGQQQQLVVGAGSSSRASSARHPAPALPAPAPASSREANLADMVHSLAQQAAVAAANKALAVAAAAAGAGAGGSGSSSSGAAANAQLPRGAVPFPAPAAGFQTWSGQNVVVSVANNEAYINLHCPREPGTLTKALFVLERHSIEVVTTTISTHDGFRMYGIHARANPASASARFPENLCAEDRFKLAVSEMVQLINI from the exons ATGTCTCAGGAAGGAGCCAACCTGCCCCAAGAAGTGGAGGGGAGCCATGATCAGGCCACCGCCCCCCACGGCAGCATCCCGGCGACGGCGACCGTGATGCCGGCTGGTTCCAACTCCAGCTCTGTCAGCATGCTGGCCAGCGCCGTCAACAACGCTGGGTTGTCCGAGCGTTCCAGCCCGGCGGTGCTCTCTACCGGTGAGGACAGCAACGCCGTGTCCAAGATCGCCAGCCCGGCGGTGCTCCAGGCCGGCGAGGACAGCAGCGTCGCGTCCAAGATCGCCAGCCCGGCGGTGCTCCTTGCCAGCGAGGAAAACAAAGCCGAGTTCAAGCCCGCAAGCCCGGCAGTGCTCCTTGCCCGCGAGGAGAAGGGCAACGACGCTGCTGGGTCCAAGCTCGCTAGCCCGGCGATGCTCCATGACTGCGACAACAGCAAAGCCGGGTCCCATGCTGGCGTGGACAACAACGCCGCCCGATCCAAGCTCACCAGCCCGACGGTGCTCCACGCCGGCGATGGTAACAACGGCGGATCCAAGATCGCCAGCCCGGCCGTGCCCCAGGCCATCGTGGACAATAGCACCGGGTCCAAGCACGACAGCCCGGCGGTGCTCCATGCCGGCGAGCACAACAACGCCGGGTTCAAGGTCCCAAACCCCGCAGTGCTCCATGCCAGAAAGGACATGGACAACAACGCCGGGCAACCCAAGTTCGCCAGCCCGGTGTTGCTCCATGCTGGCGAGGACAACAAAGCTAGGACCAAGCTCGCCATCCAGGCGGTGTCCCATGCCGGCGGTAACGCCGGGTCGTCCAGGCTCACCAGATCGGCGGCGGCTGCGCTCCATGCCGCCAAGGAGAACGCATCCAAGCTCGCCATCCAGGTGGTGCCCCGCCCCCATGCCGGCAAGGACAACAACGCTGGGTCGTCCAAGGCGGTCGACGCCGGCGAGAGCAACCTCAGCAACGCCAAGGAGGGAAAGACCAACGTAGCTGGAGAACAACATGCCCATGAGGGCGACGTGGGCGGCGTCAGCGGGAAGGGCAACGCCGCCGCGGTGGAGGACGCAGACCCCAACTTGCACACCTTTACGGAGAGGGagcggaggaagaagatgaagaacatgTTCAGCACCCTGCACGCGCTCCTCCCCCAGCTCCCCGACAAG GCTGACAAGGCCACCATAGTTGGGGAGGCCGTAACCTACATCAGGACTCTGGAAGGCACCCTCCAGAAGCTGGAGAAGATGAAGCTGGAGCGCAAGCGCGCGCTGGCGGCGCAGCAGcacggccagcagcagcagctggtggTGGGTGCCGGCAGCAGCAGCCGCGCGTCGTCCGCGCGCCACCCCGCACCAGCGCTGCCAGCACCAGCACCGGCGTCGTCGAGGGAGGCGAACCTGGCGGACATGGTCCACAGCTTGGCACAGCAggccgccgtggccgccgcgaACAAGGCcctggcagtggcggcggcggcggccggggccggggcgggcggctccgggtcctcctcctccggtgCCGCAGCCAACGCGCAGCTGCCCCGTGGCGCGGTGCCGTTCCCGGCGCCCGCGGCGGGGTTCCAGACGTGGTCCGGGCAGAACGTGGTGGTGAGCGTGGCCAACAACGAGGCGTACATCAACCTGCATTGCCCACGGGAGCCCGGCACGCTGACTAAGGCGCTGTTCGTGCTGGAGAGGCACAGCATCGAGGTCGTcaccaccaccatctccacccaCGACGGCTTCCGCATGTACGGCATCCATGCCCGC GCCAATCCGGCTTCGGCCTCGGCTCGCTTTCCGGAGAATCTGTGTGCTGAAGACAGGTTCAAGCTGGCGGTGTCGGAGATGGTGCAGCTCATCAACATCTGA